Part of the Oncorhynchus masou masou isolate Uvic2021 chromosome 24, UVic_Omas_1.1, whole genome shotgun sequence genome is shown below.
CATGCAGCAGGGGACATTATTCCTCTCTAAGTGTAGCAGATTGATTCAGAGAACGAATAATGATGAATTGACATACTTTCTTCATGAACTAGCAGGTTTAGGTAATAGTAGTAGAGTTTGTTTAATTTAGTTAGGAAAGTAGCCTTTAGGTGGCGATGTCTTTACCTGCAGAAAGTTTACTGAAAGCTTAAACGCTTCATTTGAAAGAAATTAAGCGTGTATGTGTATTTTTCTAGATTTAAAGCCCCTAAACCTCAAACTAAAAAGAGTCCATCCTTTTGCAGTTGTGTGTAATTGTGTGTTGGTTTAATTGTTCAAGGCCTgtatcctccttttcctgtagtccacaatcatctccattgtcttgatcacgttgagggagaggttgttgtctttgcaccacacggtcaggtatgacactacaagcttggaacacctgtatttggggagtttctcccattcatctctgcagatcctctcaagctctgtcaggttgaatggggagtgtctctgctcatctattttcaggtctctgatcgggttcaagtccgggttctggctgggccactcaagaacattcagagacttgtcccaaagctactcttgcaatgtcttggctgtgtgcttagggtcgttgtgctgttggaaggtgaaccttcgcccccagtctgaggtcctgggcgctcgggagcaggttttcatcaaggatctctctgtactgccgttgaaaaacatccccacggcatgatgctgccaccaccatgcttcacagtagggatggtgcctggtttcctccaggtgacgcttggcattcaggccaaagagttcaatcttggtttcatcagacaagagaatcttgtttctcatggtctgagagtcctttaggtgccttttggcaaactccaagcgggctgtcatgttccttttactgagaaatggcttctgtctggccactctaccataaaggtctgattggtggattgctgcagagatggttgtccatctggaaggatctcccatctcccttagctctgtaagagtgaccatcaggattcttgatcacctccctgacgaaGGTCCTTCACcctcaattgctcagtttggccgggcggccagctctaggaagagtctccgtggttccaaacttcttccaattaagaatgatggaggccactgtgttcttggggaccttcaatgctgcagaaatattttggtacccttccccagatctgtgcctcgacacaatcctgtctcggagctcaacagacatttccttcaacctcatggattggtttttgctctgacatacactgttaattgtgggaccttatatagacaggtgtgtgccttttcaaatcacatccaatcaatttaatttaccacggtggtctccaatcaagttgtagaaacatctggaaacaggatgcacctgagctcaatttcgagtctcacagcaatgggtctgaatacttatgtaaataaggcatttcggTTTTACTTCTTTAATCATTTACCAAAATTTCtaagaacctgtttttgctttgttattattgggtattgtgtgtagattggtgaggaaatgttttttatttaatctattttataacaaggctgtaacgtacactgcagtataactgcagttttAGTGAAGGATAATtgcagtatgctgcaaatactgTGTCCAAAATACCACCGTTGACTGCAGGTACTGCACTTTTTCAAAACAGCAATCTTTTTTTTGTAAGTCCGCAACCGTTCCCGAGTACTACAACACTGCACTCATGACTCCTTTCTATGCGCACCAAAATTAGAATCTGTTTCCCCAAATTGCATTGTGAAAGACTAACACTGTAATATtgtattttataacttagctagttggcaatagaacaagctttcaaatgatgccaacctgacccagattgcgatTTATAATGGACCATTCTTGGATTgcctaaacaacaacagtaattgtgtgatggcgggGATGCAGGGCTGAGTTCCAAACAAAACAGctacaagtgtgcttgctctagttcctcaatgCTTTTCAtgtttcttctgtaagaaacgtTTCAATGTATCCCTATCCATTTAGGCCAATTCCCACGAGTGTAAAGGGTTTTAAGAAAGctttccataaaaaccacaagaagAGTTTAGCAACGTTCTATGAATTTTGTTTAACACATTCATTCCGTTCTCAGAACGTAAAGGAATTGttctacaaaaaaaaaacacaagaaaactTTAGTTATGTTcagagaatgttatttaaaaacatatatttaaaaacacattccattctcagcatcaacaaaactctatctattctctatcttgttaagtgtgttcagttAGATGGGTGGCTTACATTTCAATGCTAAGTGTAGGCCTATACCATCAATCTGCGTTAAACACATAGAATGTACCAAGGATAAAGTCAGAATCTCCCCCACACACAAACTCTGGGTGCCAAGGTCATGGCAGAGTTTTTCATCTGATACCCTCCCAACCCCATCACAAACCATTGGCATAAACATGATCATCAATCTTTTTTTGTGTAGCCTACTCAGGGTGCATACCAAATTTGGCTAGTGTGATAACTTCTCATTCAAATAGGCCGGCTTAAAACTTCAATGTTTACCCGAGGAACAAGTGATTTTGCTATACAACTGGACCAAATACAATGGGCTGAAGAAGACGGGAATCCCCCCCACATCAGTTCAACACATTGTTGTTGTGGAAAGATAATAGCTCTTTATCACACAGTGCCACACAATGAAGACTTGTCTCTTGAGTATTTCAGAATATCACTACTATAtagtgtatttatttaatataacAGTCCGTCATTTGACTTGATTTGTGTCTGGAGCATAATCATTTGCAAGTAGATGAAACCAGCCTTTATCTACTGATTACACTATAGAAAAATGACATAGTAAGTAGCCTAATTCCAGTCAGTAAATCATACAAAAAGAGCTTCTAAAAAAACAGCAGGTGTGTGATAAGACTATGCTGAACATTACATGTGttcagtatacagttgaagtcggaagtttacatacaccttagccaaatacatttaaactcagtttttcacaattcctgcatTTTAGGACAGTTCGGAtcaccagtttattttaagaatgtgaaatgtcagaataatagtagaaagatatacttcagcttttatttctttcatcacattcccagtgggtcagaagactacatacactcaatcagtatttggtagcattgcctttaaattggttaACTTGTGTCAAATGTTTTGAGTAGCcctctacaagcttcccacaataaattgggtgaattttggccaattcctcctgacagagctggtgtaactgagtcaggtttgtaggatccttgctcgcacacgcttttttaaTTCTGCCCACAAGTTTTTTATAGGATCGAGGTCAGGGCAttgtgttgtccttaagccattttgccacaacattggaagtatgcttggggtcattgtccatttggaaaacccattttgCAACCAAGATTTAtcctcctgactgatgtcttgagatgctgcttcaatatatccacataattttcctccctcatgataccatctgttttgtgaagtgcaccagtccctcctgcagcaaagcacccccacaacatgatgctgccacccctgtgcttcacggttgagatggtgtctCCAGCTTGCAAGCCTCACAATTTTTcctccattatggccaaacagttctatttttgtttcatcagaccagaggacatttctccaaaaagtatgatctttgtccccatgtgcagttgcaaaccataatctgacttttttatggtggttttggagcagtggcttgtttcttgctgagcggcctttcaggttatgtcgatataggattcgttttactgtggatatagatacttttgtacctgtttcctccagcatcttcacagggtcctttgctgttgttctgcgattgatttgcacttttcacaccaaagtacgttcatcgctaggagacagaatgtctcctttctgagcggtatcaCGGCTGCacggtcctatggtgtttatacttgcgtactattgtttgtacacatgaacgtgataccttcaggcatttggaaattgctcccaatgatgaaccagacatgtggaggtctacaatttgtttctgaggtcttggctgatttcttttgatttccccatgatgtcgagcaaagaggcactgagtttgaaggtaggccttgaaatacatccatcaattagcttatcagaagcatctaaagccatgacatgattttcagaaatgttccaaactgtttaaaggcacagtcaacttcgtgtatgtaaacttctgatccactggaattgtgatagatgtcctaaccgacttgccaaaactatagtttgttaaccagaaatttgtggagtggttgaaaaatgagttttaatgactccaacccacATGAATGGTGACTTCCGACTTCATTTGTATACGTTCAACTTTTTTACCAGTATCAAAACAAATATGAATGGCATTTTGTGCATACCATCCATGCAATTTCCAGATGATTATTGTTGGTTTATGAGATGTTCTTTTTGGTTATTTGTGCAAGATATTGTTCAAACCTCAGAAAGCTTGCTGAAGAGGGACTTGCAAAATTGTTAAGTTATAATATTATGGGATCCCAATCAGAATAACTTATTCGATCAAAGTAGAGTTCCCCAAGGATCAGGCCCCAGCTAGTCTGTCCTTGGTCATGAGTTCTTGAAGAGACATGATAGAGACATGATGGGTTCCTGTGCTAAGATGTTTGGGAACAGCTGCATCAGGATGTTTGCTCTGGCATGCTCAGCATAACTGTACAGTACACCTCCTATGTGGTTCTCAGGCCTCTGGGCCAGTCTAGATGACCGAGTTGTTTTTGTTCCTGCGGCCAAGGTTGCGGCTGCCTCTGTTGTTCCTCCTCCAGCAGACGCAGCAGACAATGAGGCTGGTGATGATGGCGGTGCAGACCACCGCGATGATAATGATCTGCGTGTTCCTGGACACACCCTCTCCGTTCCCCTGCCCACTGCTGGTGTCCTCCCCTTGCTCCTGGGTGGGCGTGGTCTCTGCAGCAGGGGAGGGGGTGCTCCTCTTGGGAGCGGGGGTGTGGggcttcctcctcttctctgtcgGGGTGATATCAGGGACGGCGGTCGGAGTGGACAACATCAACTCCTCGTCAGTCAGTTCAGCTATGCTGTCACCGCTTAAGACAGAGGGCGTGAGGCACACCACAGTACTGAGGTTAGCCTTGGTGGGGTTCCGTGTCAGCCAGTCCCGCAGTGGCACGATGTCCTGGTCACACTTCCAGGGATTTTCAGAGAGCAGCACCTCATTGGCCACCGTGAGGGTGCTGAGGAGCTCTGAGGGCAGGTTGTGGAGGGAGTTGTTGTGGAGGTCCAGCTGGCCAAGGTGGGAGTGGCCCTGGAGAAGCCTGGCAGGAAGGGAGTGGATGTAATTGTGCTCCAGGGAGATGTTTACCAGCTTATGCAGCCCCTGGAAGGTGCTTTCCTGCAGGCTGGTGAGGAGGTTGGTGTGTAGTGACACTTCCCCCAGCTCTGCCAGCCCACTGAAGGCCCCGGGAGACACAGAGCTGATCTGGTTCCGGCTCAGTACCAGCAGACGCAGCTGGGTCAGGTTGCTGAAGGTGTGTTCCTCCAGGTGGGTCAGCCGGTTGTCATACAGCCACAGCTCCCTCACGGCCATGGGGCCGAACACTCCAGGGGACAGACTCTGGAGCTCATTCTCATACAGGGAGATCTGTGCCAGGTTAGGGAGGTTGAGGAGAATCCCCTCTGGGAGGGAAGTTAGCCGGTTGCTGGAGAGATAAAGCTTCTTTAGCCTCTGCAGCTGGAAGAACAGGTTAGCGGGGAGATGAGTGATGGCATTATCCTGCAGAGAGAGCTCCTCCAGGCTTACCAGGTCATCAAACGCTCCAGCAGGGATCGCCCTAAGAGCGTTCCGGTTCAGACGCAGGGATTTGAGCTTGCTCAGGCCCCTGAAAGTGTCCCTGTAGAGTTGGTTGATGCCGTTCCTGGCCAGGGTGAGATGCTCCAGCTGAGTGACAGAGCGAAAGGCCTTCTCTGGTACAGACGTGATGAGGTTCTTGCTGAAGTCCAGGGTCCTCAGAGCAGCGAGGGAGTTGAGCCAGGTGGGGCGAAGCACCAGGAACTTGTTGCCGCTCAGAGTCAGAGATTCCAGCTTCACCAGATTTAGAAACAGGGCCTCAGGCAGGTCATTCAGCTCAGTGCCTGTGAAACCCAGGGCGCCCAAGTTATGGGTGAGGTCAAAGGTGCCAGGGAATACTTCTCTGATCCCAGTGTCTTTGACCACAAAGATGCCAAGGGCCTCGGCAAAACCAGCCAAATCATCAGGTTTGAGAGCGGTGATGTTGGTGTTGGAGATGTAGAAGGTGGTAGTGGAACCAGGAACTGAGGAGGGAAACACTGTGATTGACCTGCCATGGCAAAGGATTTTGTTGTCTTTGCACTGACATCCATCTGGGCACGCTCCAAGAACTCCACTGATGgcaaggaggaggagaaagatgaGGTTGATTGGCAGGTCCATTGATGCTCCTAGAAAAGATCAAAAGAGTGGTTACCCACTGGGCCCAAACTGGTTGAGTCAACatggtttccacatcatttcaatgaaatggcATTAAACCAAcctggaatagacgttgaattcacgtctgtgcccagtgggttgctTTATTTGATGCCTTAGCACACCCAAAGAACATGTCAGGTTTATAAAGCAATATGTGTGACATCGAATAAAATAATCCACATGAAAATAAGACCTAATAAATCAAATTCAAGTGAGGTTAAAAATATATTATACAAATACGGTTGCATCATCGATTCTTTAAATTGTGTCTTGTTAAATTGGGATCATGTGGACATAACGCGCATGGGAGGGTGTGAGCTAAATAGACCATTAAATGGGCTACATTTAGCATCTCCGGTTAAGTACTGTTCCATCTGTTGACTTAATAGTACTTAATCATTAAGTTAATGGCTTAATGGGACTGTTAACTTAATCATAGCAAAAATGACCAACTTTCTGTTCAAATGAGGGTAAACCGAAAATACTGCCAAGAATGTGATGTTTTGTTTTCATGTGATTTGTTTCTCTGATTGGATCCACAATGGTGAGGCTATTATTTCTAGGAAATTCCCAGAGTCTAAAGTTAGAAAGACTAATTTCTAACCCGACATTCTTACCAAATTATTCCTACACTCAGTACCATCTGAACAGACATACTCGTTCACCAGTCTAACACCAGCTTTTTTTGTCAGTTTAGCAAACATTCCTATCCAGAGCTACTCACAGTAAATTCTTCAAGTAAGAAGAAGGAAAGTGAAATAACCAAGTATTGTAAGGAAAAACCTGTACACTTA
Proteins encoded:
- the lrrc15 gene encoding leucine-rich repeat-containing protein 15 → MDLPINLIFLLLLAISGVLGACPDGCQCKDNKILCHGRSITVFPSSVPGSTTTFYISNTNITALKPDDLAGFAEALGIFVVKDTGIREVFPGTFDLTHNLGALGFTGTELNDLPEALFLNLVKLESLTLSGNKFLVLRPTWLNSLAALRTLDFSKNLITSVPEKAFRSVTQLEHLTLARNGINQLYRDTFRGLSKLKSLRLNRNALRAIPAGAFDDLVSLEELSLQDNAITHLPANLFFQLQRLKKLYLSSNRLTSLPEGILLNLPNLAQISLYENELQSLSPGVFGPMAVRELWLYDNRLTHLEEHTFSNLTQLRLLVLSRNQISSVSPGAFSGLAELGEVSLHTNLLTSLQESTFQGLHKLVNISLEHNYIHSLPARLLQGHSHLGQLDLHNNSLHNLPSELLSTLTVANEVLLSENPWKCDQDIVPLRDWLTRNPTKANLSTVVCLTPSVLSGDSIAELTDEELMLSTPTAVPDITPTEKRRKPHTPAPKRSTPSPAAETTPTQEQGEDTSSGQGNGEGVSRNTQIIIIAVVCTAIITSLIVCCVCWRRNNRGSRNLGRRNKNNSVI